GATTACTTTAATTTCTAAACGGCTTAACGGCGCGGCATTTTACCTTTTAAAGAGCGCATCATCTTACGAACACCACCCCCTTTAAATTGCTTCATCATGCGCTGCATCTGATCAAATTCTTTAAGGAGCTTATGCACCTCTTGAATATTCACCCCAGCACCATCTGCAATACGTTTACGGCGAGGCGCTTTAATGAGCTTATGATCTGCTCTTTCTGCCGGCGTCATTGAGTTAATCATCGCAATTTTTTGCACAAAGATCTTATCATCGACTTTCCCTTTTGCTTTTTCAGCAATGTCCCCCATTCCCGGCAATTTAGTTAAAAGCGTATTAATTCCACCCATATTCAGCATCTGTTCCATCTGCGCTTTAAAGTCGTTTAAATCAAGGCCTTCCCCTTTTTTAAACTTATTGGTGATTCTTTCAGCTTCCTCACGATCAACTTTTGATTCCATCTCTTCAACAAGTGATAACACATCACCCATATCCAAAATACGTGAAGCTAAGCGATCAGGATGAAATGGCTCTAATGCTTCAAGCTTTTCGCCCACCCCAAGGAACTTAATCGGTTTTTGGGTAATATGACGAATTGATAATGCCGCACCACCACGCGCATCCCCATCAATTTTTGTGAGAATAACCCCGGTTAAAGGCAGTGCATCATTAAAGGCTTTTGCCGTATTTGCCGCATCTTGCCCTGTCATACTATCGACAACAAAGAGCGTTTCAACAGGATCCAGTACTGCATGAACCTCTTTGATTTCGCCCATCAGCTCATCATCGATATGCAGTCTTCCTGCGGTATCGACAATCAAGACATCAGCGTTCATGAGCTTAGCACTTTCTACCGCTTTTCGAGCAATATCTTGCGGCTTTTCACTCGCCGTTGAAGGGATAAATTCAGCACCTACTTGCCCCGCAACCGTTTTAAGTTGCTCAATAGCGGCAGGTCTGTAAACGTCCGCACTCACAACCGCAACTTTCTTCTTCTCACGCTCTTTTAAGAAACGCGCTAGTTTTCCCACACTTGTGGTTTTACCCGCACCTTGTAACCCCGCCATTAAAATAATAGCCGGTGGCTGCACACGAAGATTTAAAGATTCATTACTCTCACCCATAATCTTGATGAGCTCTTCATGAACCACTTTAATAAAGACTTGCCCAGGATTAAGGCTATCAATCACTTCACGCCCTACCGCACGCTCTTTAACCTGATTAATAAACTCACGTACTACAGGAAGGGCAACGTCTGCCTCTAAGAGCGCCATACGGACTTCACGAAGCGC
The nucleotide sequence above comes from Ignatzschineria rhizosphaerae. Encoded proteins:
- the ffh gene encoding signal recognition particle protein produces the protein MFENLSDRLRQTMRSLRGQARLTESNIQDALREVRMALLEADVALPVVREFINQVKERAVGREVIDSLNPGQVFIKVVHEELIKIMGESNESLNLRVQPPAIILMAGLQGAGKTTSVGKLARFLKEREKKKVAVVSADVYRPAAIEQLKTVAGQVGAEFIPSTASEKPQDIARKAVESAKLMNADVLIVDTAGRLHIDDELMGEIKEVHAVLDPVETLFVVDSMTGQDAANTAKAFNDALPLTGVILTKIDGDARGGAALSIRHITQKPIKFLGVGEKLEALEPFHPDRLASRILDMGDVLSLVEEMESKVDREEAERITNKFKKGEGLDLNDFKAQMEQMLNMGGINTLLTKLPGMGDIAEKAKGKVDDKIFVQKIAMINSMTPAERADHKLIKAPRRKRIADGAGVNIQEVHKLLKEFDQMQRMMKQFKGGGVRKMMRSLKGKMPRR